The nucleotide sequence ACCCCGAAAATATATATTTTCGGGGTTTTTTCATTTTTAATATGTGCTCTTCCTTCCTTATTACTTCTTTTTAAATATCAAATTTATCAAGAATAAAATAACAATAGCTCCAATAGCTCCTGTCAAGATAGCACCAATCCATCCTCCTCCAAGTGAGACGTGAAACACATCTCCTAAAAGCCAATACCCCACGATACTTCCAAGAATACCAATAATGATATTGCCTATAAGACCTAATCCACTACCTTTATAGATAGTTCCTCCTAACCATCCAGCGATGGCTCCAATAATAAGTGTTGCGATAATACCCATAATTTTTAATATTAAATTAGGGTACAAAGGTAAGAATTATTATTTAAAAAACAAATAAAAATCATAACATTGTATTATGAATTGCTTTCAAATTTTGTAGTTTTGCGATTGATAACAACAATTTGTTAAAAACAATACAAAGTCTACAATTAAAAGTTAAAACAATCTTAAACTTTGTTAACTTACTTGACAGAGAAGAGAATATCTTATAACTTTGTCGCAAAATTCTAAAATATTTAATTATGAAAAAGTCAGTACAAATCTTTTTAGAACTTATCTCAGCTATTGCAATTTACTTGTTTATAAATTCAATAGCCTATGGAGATCATTTGGTAACCCTACCGCTGTACTTAACAGGGGTAGTGATTATGAGTTATCTCTTTGTAAGAGAGAGACCTCAACAGAAGTGGGGTAGTTTCTTGCGTGTGGTGAGTCCTTTTGCAGTGCTAATGCTCAT is from Capnocytophaga ochracea DSM 7271 and encodes:
- a CDS encoding GlsB/YeaQ/YmgE family stress response membrane protein, encoding MGIIATLIIGAIAGWLGGTIYKGSGLGLIGNIIIGILGSIVGYWLLGDVFHVSLGGGWIGAILTGAIGAIVILFLINLIFKKK